A region of the Fibrobacter succinogenes genome:
CATAAGCAATCTCCTTTTCTCGCGTTCCAATAATATTGAAATTCCTTTTTCGTTGCTTTCCGGGCACTGATTATACGATTCACCAACACATCGGGATTCAAGCCATTCCATTCAGTAAAGATGACAACTAGTGTTCTTAAACAAGACGACAACCCAATAAGAATAGACCTATCTTCCTGAGCTGAATGCTCCACATCAAAGAACACCCTCGCATATTCATCTTCAAAGCAAGTTTTAGCCTCCTCAAACGAAACATCATGCTTCTTTTGATTAATCGCATTTTTCTTTTCATCCCACGCGAATTCTATTTGCATATAGTACTCCGCGCTATAATTATAATATAATTATTAAATTTTAAATAAGCAACTTTAGCTTTATCACAAGCACAAACTTTAATCATTAGAAAGTTCCCTTTTTACGGACCGCGCCGTAACGCAGCAGAGAACACACTTCTCCACCACTTTATATACACGCTTTTTCGTGCTATTTGGCCCGCTATTTTTTTGTAAAATTTTTCACAGAAAAAAAAACTCCAGCTTCACGAGCCAGAGTTTTTTTTTCAATTCAACAGTATCCTTAGCAAGTCACTTTTTCAAATTTCAATTATTCATCATCCTTGACGCAACGGACAAAAGCACTCTGATACTTCAACCATCTACCAATGTACACACTTTTGCTATAGTAATTCAATTCCATAGAATAAGCAAACTCTTCTGACGGAATGGGATACCTACGGTCATAAGCCGTAACCTCACAGGAATCCGAGCTCCAAAAAATAGCAGATTCCGTACTATTCAAGTTTTTTCTCAAATCAAGCACGGAATCAACATTCGAAGCCCCGCCCACAGC
Encoded here:
- a CDS encoding BrnT family toxin, whose protein sequence is MQIEFAWDEKKNAINQKKHDVSFEEAKTCFEDEYARVFFDVEHSAQEDRSILIGLSSCLRTLVVIFTEWNGLNPDVLVNRIISARKATKKEFQYYWNARKGDCL